Proteins encoded together in one Xiphophorus maculatus strain JP 163 A chromosome 13, X_maculatus-5.0-male, whole genome shotgun sequence window:
- the crtap gene encoding cartilage-associated protein: MRITYTNSLPYLAAPLLDPADPSLRPEEVSSFCPDTWRNTKMAPSTPSHLFSLCLLAFFISAVNSQYEKYSFRSFPRHELMPLESAYKYGLDQYTAEKWQETVEYLEVSLRLYRLLRDSEAFCNLNCSSVRLDDEQKFADFPELRAFGNVMKRAQCLKRCKQGLPAFRQSLPSRDTIDEFDRREPYKYLQYAYFKSDNLVKAVSAAHTFLLKHPNDEMMQKNMAYYKSLPGAEEHLKDLETKSYETLFVRSVKAYNGDNFRTSVSDMELALRDFFKVYDECLAASEGPRHVKEFKDFYASIADHYTEVLERKVMCESDLTPVVGGFVVDKFVATMYHYLQFAYYKLNDLKNAVPCATSYVLFDPNDEVMNNNVAYYKYHRNKWGLTEEDFLPRVEAVRYYNQTTLQLQMLEFAKQRLVSDDEGEVVEFIDEFLDEDQ, translated from the exons ATGCGGATTACTTACACAAACAGCTTGCCATACTTGGCAGCCCCCTTGCTGGACCCTGCTGATCCTTCCCTGCGCCCTGAGGAGGTTTCAAGCTTTTGTCCGGATACGTGGAGGAAC acaaaAATGGCTCCCTCCACACCTTCCCACctcttctctctgtgtttgctCGCCTTTTTCATCTCGGCGGTGAACTCTCAGTACGAAAAGTACAGCTTCAGGAGCTTCCCCAGGCACGAGCTGATGCCCCTGGAGTCCGCCTACAAGTACGGGCTGGACCAGTACACGGCGGAGAAGTGGCAGGAAACGGTGGAGTACCTGGAGGTGTCGCTGCGCCTCTACCGCCTGCTGCGGGACAGCGAGGCCTTCTGCAACCTGAACTGCAGCTCCGTGCGGCTGGACGACGAGCAGAAGTTTGCGGACTTTCCGGAGCTGCGGGCGTTCGGGAATGTGATGAAGAGGGCGCAGTGCCTGAAGCGCTGCAAGCAGGGGCTGCCAGCTTTCAGACAGAGCTTGCCCAGCAGAGACACCATCGATGAGTTTGACCGGAGAGAGCCCTACAAATACCTGCAGTATGCCTACTTTAAA TCTGACAACCTGGTCAAAGCTGTGTCTGCTGCTCACACCTTTCTGCTGAAACACCCGAATGACGAGATGATGCAGAAGAACATGGCTTATTACAAGAGTCTACCGGGAGCTGAAGAGCATCTAAAAGATCTGGAGACCAAATCCTATGAG acTTTATTTGTGCGCTCCGTGAAGGCGTATAACGGTGATAACTTCCGGACATCGGTGTCAGACATGGAGCTGGCACTGAGGGACTTCTTCAAGGTCTACGACGAGTGCCTGGCTGCGTCCGAGGGTCCGAGACACGTCAAAGAGTTTAAAGATTTCTACGCCTCCATAGCTG atCACTACACTGAAGTCCTTGAGAGAAAAGTGATGTGCGAAAGCGACCTGACACCCGTCGTCGGAGGCTTCGTCGTTGACAAGTTCGTGGCGACGATGTATCACTACCTGCAGTTTGCCTATTATAAAT TGAATGACCTGAAGAACGCGGTGCCGTGTGCAACCAGCTACGTTCTGTTTGACCCCAACGATGAGGTCATGAACAACAACGTGGCCTACTACAAGTACCACAGAAACAAGTGGGGGCTGACGGAGGAGGACTTCCTCCCCAGAGTA GAGGCGGTGCGATACTACAATCAAACCACCCTGCAGCTGCAGATGTTGGAGTTTGCGAAGCAACGCCTTGTGAGCGACGAtgag GGAGAAGTGGTGGAGTTTATAGACGAGTTTCTGGACGAGGACCAATAG